The sequence below is a genomic window from Uranotaenia lowii strain MFRU-FL chromosome 2, ASM2978415v1, whole genome shotgun sequence.
ttatgttttgattttgatagattttgatgtgacgaactcacgtttgtttttttatacccattGATAGCATCGATTACACGTGCGATATTCAATAAATGGTTCGAAATTTGTccaacaaaaataatgaaaacggGTAAAACACTTTGTCAGTGTTGTTTATCTTCGAGAAGTATACCGGCCGGAAAACTCGATCGCTAAGATCCAACGATTGAAGGATAAGGCTGAGGCCAAGGCCGCTGGCAAGGAGGAACCTCCGGCAAAAAAAACCAACCGCCTGCGGCAGGGCGCCAACACCGTCGTCAAACTAGTCGAGCAGAAGAAGGCTCAGCTGGTGATGATCGTTCACGATGCTGACCGGCTCTGTGCCGAAAGATGGGTATTCAGTTCTGCATCATCAAGGACAAGTTCCGACTGGGAACGTTGGTGTTCCATCAAGATCTGCACCTGTGTTGCTCTGACCCAAGTGGACAACTCCGACCGTGCCAATCTGTCCAAGCTGGTTTAAACCATCTATACCAATTTCAACGATCTCTACGAGGAGATCCGCAAGCACTGGGTAGGTGGTCTGCTCGGGCCGAAGAGTATAGCCTGCATCGCCAAGCTGGATAGGCTCAGGCTCGGGAACTTACTCCGAAAACGGAGTACGTCGTAGGTATCCTCAGCCCTAACCGATAGCTGTTGTAAATCTTGTGTAAGGACTCGTGCCGATATTCTCTCGAtgttgtaatgtaatgtaatgtagtAATATTGACGATATGGTACATTGGATTGAAATGATAATTTGCACACAGGAGTTTTGAGGGTCGGGCAATCGATTGTATgtgtcaaattttatttaagaaaccGACCATATCACCTattcacttttttgtgatattaaTGTTATTGTACATTGGAATGAAATGGGTTAAGTTAAAGAGACGGTCATTTATATTGATACGACGAAAAAAGGTCTTTCTCATGAGCCAGCCACCGTTTTCGCGAAACTTTTGTGGACATGAAATGGGTTAATGTAATAATTGAAGAAAGTGTTCAGGAAAGAAACAGTTACGTCGTTTATGGTGGTAGGTTTCCAACTTTCAAATAAGAATACTGTTACTGCAAAGGTATTTTTATTCAGTTTAAGCAATATCcagatttgaattgaaaatgggaTACGGTTAAAAGTGAacagtttttaatgttttgggTGACTTGTAGCTCTTCTGCCTGCAATAAAAGATCATTTGTATAAGTATTGAATGCACTGATGAATATAACAGATTAAGAACTCGTACCGTCGTTCCAGGTTGTTGACTTCGGACTTTCtttagaaattcaatttcttcttacGGACTTCAAAGCTTTCTAGAAAAAGCTATTATATTTAGCCTTTTCTCCTTCTGTTTCTTCTTCGAGGCTTTTCTAACATCACTCTGATGTTTGAAACCGGCATTGAGTTGCCCCAACATACAGGACATAAGCATGTTAAGATACTTATTTGTTATAAGTAGCGCGCATTCCTCACAAATAACGTCTAGAATCAATGTTTCGACATTATCTGGGTTATATTCATCAACCTGCATTGACGAGAAGCCAAAATCAATTTGGATGATATCCATCAACTCTTCTTTCACCCCAACGGTATCAAGCCTTAGTAGACATTCAAAGTGTCTATCGAAAATGCTACAAACTTGCTGGAAATAGGATACTATTTTTTCTCCTGGTGTTACAATTCTCGAtgttggttgatattttttcattcattcatttttgatctCATGGATTCTTCTTGTGAATTCACAGTGCGTGGTTTTCAACCTGGACCACAATGGAGTTGTcagaaaatggttgtttttcaaccacaacgcaataaggcttaattcattttttgatctCATGGATTCTTCTTGTGAATTCACAGTGTGTGGTTTTCAACCATGACCACACTGGAGTTGTcagaaaatggttgtttttcaaccacaacgcaataaggcttaattcattttttgatcCCATGGATTCTTCTTGTGAATTTACAGTGTGTGGTTTTCAACCTGGACCACAATGGAGTTGTcagaaaatggttgtttttcaaccacaacgtaATAAGgcttaattcattttttgatctCATGGATTCTTCTTGTGAATTTACAGTGTGTGGTTTTCAACCATGACCACACTGGAGTTGTcagaaaatggttgtttttcaaccacaactCAATAAGGAAGTGGAGCGAAAaatctcaagttttcattcgctcaaaaataaaattggtttGATTAAATCATCGACTAGTAAGTCAACCAGGGACTGAAAACAGCAGGAACACAGTGTTGCAGGATATGTACTGTGGTGTGTTTGAGATATGAGTTTCTTCACACATCGTTCTGAGTGAGTTTCCTAATGTCAAACATACCACCAATGTAACAATATTTATGAAAGTAATTGTAACGTTTTGTTAAGATCGTAAACAATTCTAGATTTCCGTAACCTGAACTAATAGTTAATTGAAACCTAAAGGCTGCGCTAAAgtaaataaatgtcaaattaCAAATGCTGTTGAAgtcgatatattttttataagctttatggttgaattttaaccacATTCGGTTAATGCGCTCTAATTCGAAAATGGTTTTTAGTGGTTTTTTAACCataccgtgttttttttttaatcaaaagtaggtaatcaAAAACAACCGTGTTCATctctagattaaaaaaaaaacaaatagcacaatgcaaatgtgtgCGTGATATATTAATAGCGTTTCAATAAATACACAATAATAGTTatgtttgtgtaaaaaaaatccttttgtgtaagtggccgttagtttcacgataacccgtagatagcgctgcggaaaacgcgccaaaatcagccttcagtggtcagtctgggtataTGGTGTCTGCGGTTTATCACAACCCTGCgctaaaatatggttttatgaGTGAAAGAAAGCGAACTCATATACATGCTTGAATGAGAAAGCGAGAAAGGAAGAGTAACTCATGAGTGACGAGTAGTCAGTTGATTGGAGAACAATGATGATATCGGACGTGTTTGTTTCATCGTGCGGGTTTGCAAACTGCAGGCCAAATATGAACGCCATATTTCCAGGACCGGTTACGAcagcaatgtctgcgcttcgcttgttgcagacatcaagaaggctccttctccattttcggctgatgcatatgtggtcaatttgattttctgttcggccatctcgggatacccaagtgaccttatgtgctggtcgatgggggaagagcgatccaccgatcaccatgttgttgttgccacaaaattctacaaacagctctccgttttcgctcatctgtcctagaccatggcgccccatgatgcgctcaaggtcctgattgtcggagccaatttttgcgttgaagtcgcctaagtggatttgaatgtcacccttcggaattttctgtTGACTGttaaactgctctttctcctgcaagtcggcaacgtcagttggcgcataacactggaccattgtaaggtttctaacccgtgttctaaatctggctacgattattctttcgtttatcggttcccatctaatgagggccgcgtaggcctgcgggcttaacaggaaaccaactcctcgttcccgagtagcgtgttctcctcgtattccagagtaaagcagtacttgcccggactgtgtcttgtgttctccagtgttaggccatcggacttcgctcagtcccagaatttcaagcttgaggcggctagcctctctagcaagttgttccagtttgccttgttgggcaagggttaaaacgttccaagttccaattcgtgtccgtgttttcatgctaaaagtcttcgccaaagttccaggtcggtcatttctttcggtttccgtaacaatttcaagtcgggaacagtaggttgttagcctaaagtcctaaagttatttttcaaaataaatattatttctaCTTAAgcctaaagcgtacatctttcaaggattggctagcattttactaatgctaaaaccaccagctcACAGAAAGATCTTTCTTACTCGAGTTTACtcgagtactatgtatgccgtaaccgagactcgatcttatgacctctggcttagaagactgaaacgctatcctctaggcaaCGGTCGGCGACGAACAATCGTGGCCTAGAgacatcacgcgtttgttaatttcaaaatctcatccacccaaataataaattttatgattttagctggtagattttttttgtagtatttttcccccttatgtttttttacaaaaacattttgacagaaaagaagcaaaatttaatttaaaaaaaaaaacaaaaattactgtaattGGTGCTTAGAGCGTTATGCCAtcccaaatattttaaaaagtataaatatttaaacgtctttttttgatttttcttaacaaagtttgttgcaacttacctctTTTTCTTGGTGGGGTGAAAATCGAatggttttgcaaatttgaaaataactggagaaaccaataatttttctgactaagtcaatttgatgtcccatcaactttAATACTTTTGATGTGCAAGCGGTATGATTTTATGCGGACGTTAAGtctttagaagccattgaagttgaaaagtgttgcatgacgccccagttgacggtaccgtATTCGCTTAGAAACTGCGCTTTAATGATCTCGGAATGACACTAAAACTCGTAAAAGGAAGGttaaataaaatagttattttcatttggtttctaatatttttcaaagaatttcaatTGAGACGTTCGAAatcttttaaaatgaaataatgagAAATGCGATATTCTGAGTGTTTGAAATTCCAGAAATTTTATGGGAAGGCTAGAAATGAGCTATAAATAGGGATAGCGCGCCGTAAACGAGAGCATTCAGTGAATCAGAAGGCTTTCTCGTCTCAACTGATTTTGAAATGCCGACATTTCTAATCtctaatgtttttgttttgctagtTCTTGCAAATGGTAAGTTTTGTTGGAATTTCAGAGACGGATTATAGTCTCACAAACACATTTGTTATCTGCAGCTGGAGtcactttttcaaaaactttctttagttTGGATCCCCGAATGATCGTGGGAGGTTTCCCAATTGAAATCGCAAAGGTTCCGTATCAGGTGTCGCTTCAAATAGACGGAAGTCATTTGTGTGGAGGATCGATCATCTCAAGCAAATGGATTCTCACTGCAGCCCATTGCACAAAACTCGGGTATACCGATAGATTCTCTGTTCGAATTGGATCGACCAAACATGCTGGTGGGGGTCAAGTGCTCAAGGTCGTAAAGGTGGTTTTCCATCCCAGGTACAGCGGTAATGAccctgccatctatgacttaagtCTGGTAGAACTAGAACACGAACTTCAGTTCAACAGctcgattaaaaaaatcaaactggcTCGTGGAGAACCCAAGGCCGGAAGTATGGGCCTGGTATCCGGTTGGGGAGACACTCATTCTCCATGGGAATCCAATGCTATTCTACGAGCAACCCACGTTCCGATCGTCACTCGTGACGATTGTAGCAAGGCTTACGGGGCGCGCATTCCCGAGTCGATGATCTGTGCTGGATTCCTTTGGCAAGGCGGTAAGGACTCGTGTCAGAACGATAGCGGAGGCCCGTTAGTCATTGATGGTCAGCTGGTCGGAGTTGTGTCTTGGGGAGAAGGTTGTGCTCTAGCCGGATATCCTGGGGTGTACTCGAATGTAGCAGCCGTGCTGGACTGGATCAATGAAACAATAAATGTGTAGGGACAACCATAATCTCGAAATAAAAGTTTACCAGAGAACTTGATTTAGGATTATAGCTGTACTCGTATCACCACACTCTCAAAAAGTTTTGACCCAAGCGCGGTGTCGATATTCATAAACCCTATGATACACACCTGGACCCTCTAGACTTCAGCAAGAACCAATAAAAGAAAAGTCAAacctccccctttatatcaaAGTGTCGACACATCGCTtctacaaaacttacaaaaaaaaaaatcatttaaatatcatacaatttattacaaaatatttttccgaaaattatttttgatctcAACATAAACTTCAATCTAAGCATTTGTGATTTCGTTGATCCAGTCGAGCACGGATGCTACATTCGAGTACACTCCAGGATATCCTGCTTCGGCACATCCTCGACCCCAAGACACAACTCCGACCAGCTGACCATCAATGGCCAAAGGACCTCCGCTATCACCCTGACACGAGTCCTTGCCACCTTGCTCCAGGAATCCAGCACAGATCATCGACTCATGAATACGTCCATCGTAAGCTTTGTTACAGTCCTCGCGAGTGACGATCGGAACATTGGCCGCTCGCAGCTTGGCATTCGATTCCGATGGAGAATGAGTGGCTCCCCATCCGGATACCAGGGCGATACTTCCGGCTTCTGGTTCATCAACAGTCAGTTTAATGGTTTGAATGGAGTTGTCAAACTGGAGCGTTTCCTCAAGTTCCAACAGGCAGAAATCGTTGACTATCGATACACCATCGTACTCGGGATGCGAAACAATGTTTGCAACTTTCTTCACTTGACCTCCAGCGGCATGTTTGGTAGATCCAATTCGAACGGAGAAGCTCTTGGCACTTCCATATTCCGTGCAATGGGCAGCTGTGAGAATCCATTTGCTAGAGATGATCGATCCTCCACAAATGTGATTTCCGTCACGTTGAAGCGACACCTGATAGGGAGCCTCATCGATCTCAATCGGGTAACCTCCAACGATCATTCGGGGATCAAAACGAGGAAGGCGTTTTGGAACGGTGACTCCAGCTAAAAGCATTCAGATGATTATGTTAGACTAGAAgccgtttttaaaattttatcaaaacttaccATTTGCCAAGGCTAACAAAGCACAAACGTTAAGGATGAAGAATTTCGCCATTTCTGAGCTGTTTGAATTGAGAAAGCTCTTCGATTGACTGAATGGTTTGCTCAATGTTGGAAAGCTTTTTTATACGAGCTACACATTTGATGGTACTTGAAAAAGGCATTCACGAAATCGTCATCATTTGTAAGATAAGTCCGTATTCAAGTGGGAATTTCACTTTCGTTGTGGATATTTAGTCTGGAATGTGTTTTTTCGTAAATTCATAAACAGATTGGGTCTGATTGATTTTGGGAAATATCCCTCCTAAATGATTATTTGCTTCTATTTTTAAAGAGAGAAACtaagcttaaatttgaaaacatttaaaagatGGAGGAAAAACGTTCCCTTACATATTATGATAAGTAGATTCGTTGATAATTGCAACGATCAACTCAACTTCCACTAGATTGAACGAATGCTTTCATTCGTGCTTAAAAAGGATGAATTTGCAAGGAATGCATTATTGTAATATACTtctcttattttaaattgaatattatCTATTGTCCCTAATCATCCCACCCGTTGAAGACTGACATGTAGAGGGGATTTGGGAAACTTTATCTCATTTTTCGTTTCACCAGATCTTTTTGGATAAATTAAGAAGCTTGCCCTTCGTTAAGGGACTCTTGGTCATTTATTCAACGAGACTTTTATCTGTATTAAATATAAAACGTCTATTGACTATTTTCGgcaatatttattttcagtttgtAACTCTGAGAAAAAGAGGATTCAAAAAGCTTAATTACAACTCTACAGATGTGTCTTTTTCACCAGGTAAtgattggataaatattagttattggtTAGATATCGTTCAAAGCAATGATCGCGATCCatttatacaaaaaatgtatCTTCTCGAACTCAAAACATCAGTTGAAACCTTTAaacaattaagaaaaaattttccaaaataaaatgtaaaatctaCCATTGttcatttcttttcaaaattttcagactTCTTCCGTAAATCAGCGAAGGATAAACCATAATCTGGCTAATGATTtagattctttttttcattttttatcataattttgaagGTGCTGCGTTATATTTTATTCTTCGTTCATCTACATTTTTCTTGCAAGctatttcagtcatttttgtttaaaattgatataaaactgtcattgaaaaattttcacacgCCGTTGCGTGATCCAGTTTTCTACTCAGAATGCATTTTAATTCTACTGTTTCCGTTTTAATTATTGTCAGGACCACCCTCGAAAATTATTGTGATCTcttaatttgaaagtttttataaagACAGTAGAGTTAAATACATGTTGATAACCGGCTATTGAAAATCATATGCGCTGCAAGTTTTTCTATTATTATCGGCCGATTTATGTTCACTTCGTTTTTTCTTGAAGCTTGAATTTTGACGAACAtgagccagatttttttttgtgttcttaaATCTAGTATCTGAGAACGacgaaattataatttcaagTCACATCCAAACCGtaataattagtttttttgtatGTGTAATCTTTCATTGAATTCTAAGCCTCCAGAAAAACTATATTCGAATGAAATCGATgaagaaaaacagatttttcatgttcctctcgaaaaaatcccaaaaaaacccGATCCGAAAAGCCTTCTCAAAGCCTGAAGCGCGTAAATCTTAACAAGTTATGTTTCCTATCCTTATCAGCCCCCAACCCCTCTCTCTCCCCCCAACAGACTGGCATCCAAATCCTAATTAAAGCTTTATCATTCTATTTTTAGCACCTCTCAAAACGAATACTCTACATAGTAAAATTTCCCACTTGAACGCGAAATTATTCCACAAGTGATGACGATTTCCTGGGAGATTCATAAATGCAACTTTCAAGTACCAACAAACGTTTAGCAGATACCACATATAAAAATCCTTTCCACTGTTGAGAAAACCATTCAGTCAATCCAGCAGCTTTCACAACTCAAACATGGCGAAACTCATCATCCTCAACGTTTGTGCTTTGATAGCCTTGGCAAATGGTaggttttgtgaaaatttccacaaGGGCTTCTAGTCTAACATAAACTTCTAAATGTTTCTAGCTGGAGTCACCATTCCAAAACACCTTCCTCGTTTTGATCCCCGGATGATCGTTGGAGGTTACCCAATTGAGATCGATGAGGCTCCCTATCAGGTGTCGCTTCAACGTGACGGAAATCACATTTGTGGAGGATCGATCATCTCTAGCAAATGGATTCTGACAGCTGCCCATTGCACGGAATATGGAAGTACCAATAGCTTCTCCGTTCGAATTGGATCTACCAAACACGCCGCTGGAGGTCAAGTGAAGAAAGTTGCAAACATTGTTTCGCATCCCGAGTACGATGGTCTGTCGATAGTCAACGATTTCTGCCTGTTGGAACTTGAGGAAACGCTTCAGTTTGACAACTCGATTCAAACCATTAAACTGACTGTTGATGAACCAGAAGCCGGAAGTATCGCCCTGGTATCCGGATGGGGAGCCACTCATTCTCCATCGGAATCGAATGCCAAGCTGCGAGCCGCCAATGTTCCGATCGTCACTCGCGAGGACTGTAACAAAGCTTACGATGGACGTATTCATGAGTCGATGATCTGTGCTGGATTCCTGGAGCAAGGTGGCAAGGACTCGTGTCAGGGTGATAGCGGAGGTCCTTTGGCCATTGATGATCAGCTGGTCGGAGTTGTGTCTTGGGGTCGAGGATGTGCCGAGGCAGGATATCCTGGAGTGTACTCGAATGTAGCATCCGTGATCGACTGGATCAACGAAACTACAAATGCTTTGGAATAAGTTGTAGTCTGTGTTAAGATGAACAATAATATGTGATGaacgtttttaaaataaatattttcgatacaatattttccttttttctacttatttttctattttatgcGGTTCCAAAAAGAAGTAAGCTTAGGGGGCAGGCAAAATATCTTAATATTGTTGTGTACAGAATTGGGTAcgatgaaattgtttcaaaaatctGGCTAGCGAACAATGTTCTTCAAACAGGATTTATGTACGTCACTACGATAATAAATATGAtagtatatttttataattttcaatttggcaTAAACAACTTCACAGGCGGGAAAATAGTTTTTCTCAGATATTCAAATCTGCATCAGATTTGGCCGTAGGCATCTCAATGCGgtgttatttatttacatagtattccgtctcacaaCATAACTTGACAAAcgtaattcctaaaattcactaggtccatggcaaccgttctccaatttctcggacaccccactttcgtcagatcacgctccactaggtctaaccacctcgctcgttgcgcccccgcttgTCTTGTTCCTACACGATTCGTAGCGGAAACCTGTTTTACAGGACAGCAgtccggcattcttgcaacatgtcccgcccatcGTATCCGTCTAGCCTTCACctccttctggatactgggttcgccgtagagtcgcgcgagctcgtggttcatccttcgcctccacactccgttctcctgtacgccgccaaagatggttcttaacactcgtcgcttgaatactccgagtgtacgcaggtcctcctcgagcaatatccatgtcccgtgcccgtagagaacaaccggtctaatgagtgtCATATAcaagttacacttcgtgcgagggctaagtcttctcgaccgcagttgcttgtggagtccatagtaggcacgacttccgctgataattctcctccggatctcacggctggtgtcattgtctgcggtcatcagtgagccgagatagacaaagtcttcgactacctccagctcgtcgccgtcgatcgtgaccttgttattactggacaagcgggttcggtcggcctcggatccgcaggccagcatgtacttcgtcttggacgtattaatcatcaacccaatccttcctgcttcgcgtttcagtttgcggtagaaatcttccaccgccgcagatgatctgccgactatatcaatgtcatcggcaaagcagataagttgactggatctgttgaaaatcgttccccgcatttcgcccaccgctcgtcgaataacaccttctagcgcctcgttgaacatcatgcaggatagaccatcaccttgtcgaagccccctgtgcgattcgaatgaactcgacaattcacccgaaatccgcacacagctctgcgttccatccatcgtcacAGTGGTCCAAacgggctaaaagtggaacttttttcgtagcgcctctgtcttttatcttatctcttaagtgtcttcagaacatttgcttcttcaaacatgcttcataacttgaaagcatcaaaagttcgtcaaagtccactataaaaaactgaaaattctaacttttttgtttcaatagatagagctttactttatactagaaagttgtagaatacgtgaaaatatgaaactttgttaaaTCCATTAAAACTCTATCtattttcagagcagagttataaaggttttcgtttgaaagttatttaaaagtgagttttttaaacttatctataGTTAAGTGAGaatttacatgaataagatgttctgaacatttgttggtgcactcaaatcacacgttttgcacaagatttcaacattctacaaCGTTTCTTAGCCAACTtattgtaacttcaagttttatttttactcaacttcacgagcgtttattgcaaaaacgtgcaagtgaatttttaaaactaatcaaccacattgaagcttgaactaagtgcaacaaattggtgttgttTTCAATTGTCTCCACACGcttatatttgaacacaacaagtatatatttgatgtgttttacgtgtttccatacaaaaattattttcaactgccTTCTGCCTTCGTTTTGCGAAGCATCGGCGTAGCCGgaaatcaatttttgcatttttgtttgtatggaaacacgtaagctctatctattgaaacaaaaaagttagaattttaagtttttttatagtggactttgacGAACTTTTGacgctttcaagttatgaagcatgttcgaagaagcaaatgttctgaagacacttaagagataagataaaaGATAGAGGCgttacgaaaaaagttccacttttagccttTTTGGACCACAGtgcgtcgccttgatcagtctgatcagctttcCGGAAAAGCTGTTCTCGTCCAAGATTTTCGATAGCTCGTTACGATCGATCGTGTCGTATACGGCtctgaagtcgatgaatagatggtgcgtagggacttggtgttcacggcatttttggaggatttgccgtaatgtgaatatctggtccgtcgtagaccgtccctccatgaagccggccttatgacttcccacgaatctgtttgcttgtggcgttaggcggcggagtaggattcgggacaacactttgtaggcggcattgaggacagtgatcgctcggtagttctcacagtccaatttgtcgcccttcttgtagatggggcatattacgcCCTCCTTCCACTCAATGCGGTGTTATTT
It includes:
- the LOC129742697 gene encoding trypsin-1-like, encoding MAKFFILNVCALLALANAGVTVPKRLPRFDPRMIVGGYPIEIDEAPYQVSLQRDGNHICGGSIISSKWILTAAHCTEYGSAKSFSVRIGSTKHAAGGQVKKVANIVSHPEYDGVSIVNDFCLLELEETLQFDNSIQTIKLTVDEPEAGSIALVSGWGATHSPSESNAKLRAANVPIVTREDCNKAYDGRIHESMICAGFLEQGGKDSCQGDSGGPLAIDGQLVGVVSWGRGCAEAGYPGVYSNVASVLDWINEITNA
- the LOC129742701 gene encoding trypsin-1-like — its product is MIVGGFPIEIAKVPYQVSLQIDGSHLCGGSIISSKWILTAAHCTKLGYTDRFSVRIGSTKHAGGGQVLKVVKVVFHPRYSGNDPAIYDLSLVELEHELQFNSSIKKIKLARGEPKAGSMGLVSGWGDTHSPWESNAILRATHVPIVTRDDCSKAYGARIPESMICAGFLWQGGKDSCQNDSGGPLVIDGQLVGVVSWGEGCALAGYPGVYSNVAAVLDWINETINV
- the LOC129742692 gene encoding trypsin-4-like: MAKLIILNVCALIALANAGVTIPKHLPRFDPRMIVGGYPIEIDEAPYQVSLQRDGNHICGGSIISSKWILTAAHCTEYGSTNSFSVRIGSTKHAAGGQVKKVANIVSHPEYDGLSIVNDFCLLELEETLQFDNSIQTIKLTVDEPEAGSIALVSGWGATHSPSESNAKLRAANVPIVTREDCNKAYDGRIHESMICAGFLEQGGKDSCQGDSGGPLAIDDQLVGVVSWGRGCAEAGYPGVYSNVASVIDWINETTNALE
- the LOC129742218 gene encoding 60S ribosomal protein L7a-like, with amino-acid sequence MTIFVVYLREVYRPENSIAKIQRLKDKAEAKAAGKEEPPAKKTNRLRQGANTVVKLVEQKKAQLVMIVHDADRLCAERWVFSSASSRTSSDWERWCSIKICTCVALTQVDNSDRANLSKLV